Genomic segment of Umezawaea sp. Da 62-37:
TGATCGTCGACGTGGTGCCCAACCACTCCTCCGACCAGCACGCCTGGTTCCGCCAAGCGCTCGCCGACAGCCCCGGCTCACCGTTCCGCGGTCGCTACCACTTCCGCCCCGGCAAGGGCGAGCACGGCGAATCGCCCCCCAACGACTGGGAGTCGCTGTTCGGTGGACCTGCCTGGACCCGCACCGCCAACCCCGACGGCACACCGGGTGAGTGGTACCTGCACCTGTTCGCCGCCGAACAACCCGACTTCGACTGGACCGACCCGGCCGTGGCCGACGAGTTCCGCTCCGTGCTCAGGTTCTGGCTCGACCACGGCGTCGACGGGTTCCGCGTCGACGTCGCCCACGGCCTGGTCAAAGCGGACGGGCTGCCCGACCTCGGCGGCCACGAACGACCGCACCTGCTCGACACCGGAGCCACACCCTGCTTCGACCAGGACGGCGTGCACGAGATCTACCGCGACTGGCGCGGCATCCTGGACGAGTATCCCGGCGAACGCGTCGGCGTCGCGGAGGCGTGGGCACCCACCCTCGACCGCGTCGCCCACTACGTGCGCTCCGACGAACTGCACCAGGCGTTCAACTTCCAGTACCTGGCCTGCCCCTGGGAACCGGCCGCCCAACGCCGTGTCGTCGACGAGTCCTTGACCGCGATGCGCCGTGTCGGCGCACCCGCCACCTGGGTGCTGTCCAACCACGACGTACCCCGCCACACCACCCGGCTCATGCAGCACGCGGGCGGCGACATCGCCGGACGCCGCGCCGAACCGGTCGACGAGGCCGCCGGCCTGCGACGGGCCCGTGCCGCGTCCCTGCTCATGCTCGCCCTGCCCGGTTCCGCCTACCTCTACCAAGGCGAGGAACTGGGCTTGCCCGAGGTGCTCGACCTGCCCGACGCCAGCCGCCAGGACCCGGCGTTCTTCCGGGCGGCCG
This window contains:
- a CDS encoding glycoside hydrolase family 13 protein, translated to MTRQLTDDVHVATASTAWWRDAVVYQIYPRSFADSDGDGIGDLPGIRTRLPYLAALGVDALWLSPFYLSPQADAGYDVVDYRVVDPVFGTLDDARALITDAHALGLRVIVDVVPNHSSDQHAWFRQALADSPGSPFRGRYHFRPGKGEHGESPPNDWESLFGGPAWTRTANPDGTPGEWYLHLFAAEQPDFDWTDPAVADEFRSVLRFWLDHGVDGFRVDVAHGLVKADGLPDLGGHERPHLLDTGATPCFDQDGVHEIYRDWRGILDEYPGERVGVAEAWAPTLDRVAHYVRSDELHQAFNFQYLACPWEPAAQRRVVDESLTAMRRVGAPATWVLSNHDVPRHTTRLMQHAGGDIAGRRAEPVDEAAGLRRARAASLLMLALPGSAYLYQGEELGLPEVLDLPDASRQDPAFFRAAGQDGYRDGCRVPIPWHGTHPPYGFGPPDGVSWLPQPAEWARLVVSAQDGVPGSTLELYREALALRRAHPALGSADNLAWLSDSQVLLDFARHNTDGASFRCTVNMSDRPVRVPVTGELLLSSASVSHDAGHAVLPPDCTAWWTDSRPPRTPESDRS